In Tolypothrix sp. NIES-4075, the following proteins share a genomic window:
- a CDS encoding SagB/ThcOx family dehydrogenase has protein sequence MPELRQSIAQHYHDRTKYDPQTLASKSHSIDWAKQPVPFKEYKIGSDFDLKPYIHETHEVFADNPDAQWWQRLSRLLFCSYGLTAKMPSMGSTVYLRSAPSAGGLYPAEVYVVSRGTPLLPPGLYNYQCRDHSLMHYWESDVWQALQKACLWHPTLENTQLAIVITAVFYRSQWRYEDRAYRRIFLDSGHLLGNIELAGAITDYRPHLIGGFVDDAVNELLYIDSQQEGAVAVLPLADLLDVKQNLPLGRTALPSATEIDYPQIPDGELLRYFHTSTKILPGTTGKLNLPEVKQEKSLEDKYNFPFCQKISTATTPIDWGNNLDELEMNILKRRSTRAYSGSNLTFDELKALLNFTYQPKSYIDQGLDPEPDYFDLNLIETFIVVSGVKGLDAGCYYYAPKAQELRQIRFKNFQRELHYLCLGQELGRDAAAVLFHTADLKTAVAQYGDRVYRYLHMDAGHLGQRLNLAAIRLNLGVSGIGGFFDDHVNEVLGIPAEEVVVYITTLGRPR, from the coding sequence ATGCCAGAACTACGCCAATCAATTGCCCAGCACTACCACGATCGCACTAAATACGATCCGCAAACACTTGCCTCGAAAAGTCACAGCATTGACTGGGCAAAGCAGCCTGTGCCTTTTAAAGAATACAAAATTGGCTCTGACTTCGATCTCAAACCCTACATCCATGAAACACATGAGGTATTTGCCGATAACCCAGATGCTCAATGGTGGCAAAGACTTTCGCGGTTGCTATTTTGCAGTTATGGGCTGACTGCGAAAATGCCTTCGATGGGAAGCACAGTTTATCTGCGATCCGCGCCGAGTGCAGGTGGATTGTATCCGGCTGAGGTATATGTAGTTTCTCGCGGTACGCCGTTGTTGCCACCTGGATTATACAATTATCAGTGTCGCGATCATTCGCTGATGCATTATTGGGAAAGTGATGTTTGGCAAGCTTTGCAAAAAGCTTGTTTGTGGCATCCAACATTAGAAAATACCCAATTGGCGATTGTCATCACTGCGGTTTTCTATCGTTCGCAATGGCGCTATGAAGATCGCGCTTATCGCCGGATTTTTCTCGATTCCGGACACCTTTTAGGCAATATTGAGTTAGCTGGTGCAATTACAGATTATCGCCCTCATTTAATCGGCGGTTTTGTCGATGATGCGGTGAACGAACTACTTTATATCGATTCACAACAAGAAGGGGCAGTAGCTGTTTTGCCTTTGGCTGACTTATTGGATGTCAAACAAAATCTGCCTTTAGGACGAACCGCTTTACCATCCGCCACGGAAATTGATTATCCGCAAATACCTGATGGCGAACTATTGAGATATTTCCATACCTCCACAAAAATCTTACCAGGCACCACTGGCAAGCTCAACTTACCAGAGGTGAAACAAGAAAAATCTTTAGAAGATAAATACAACTTTCCTTTTTGTCAAAAAATTTCCACCGCTACCACACCCATCGATTGGGGAAACAACCTAGACGAACTGGAAATGAACATTTTGAAGCGACGTTCTACCCGCGCTTACAGCGGTAGCAATTTAACTTTTGATGAACTGAAAGCCTTACTCAATTTTACTTACCAGCCGAAAAGTTACATCGACCAAGGTTTAGATCCAGAACCAGACTACTTTGATTTGAATCTTATCGAAACATTTATTGTCGTTTCTGGGGTGAAAGGGCTTGACGCAGGCTGTTATTATTACGCACCGAAAGCGCAAGAATTAAGACAAATTCGCTTTAAAAACTTCCAGCGAGAATTACACTATCTCTGCTTGGGACAAGAATTAGGGCGAGATGCGGCGGCGGTGCTTTTCCATACAGCAGATTTGAAAACCGCCGTGGCTCAATATGGCGATCGCGTTTACCGTTATTTACACATGGATGCCGGTCATTTAGGGCAAAGGCTGAATTTAGCGGCTATTCGCCTCAATTTGGGCGTCAGCGGTATCGGTGGCTTCTTCGACGACCATGTGAATGAGGTTTTAGGTATTCCCGCTGAGGAGGTAGTTGTTTACATCACAACTTTGGGAAGACCGAGGTAA
- a CDS encoding DUF6679 family protein → MENKLRELIGQPNVWLFVKSSNGWLKNVEILDVSQETVTFRYENESDKERKLWEKTTRIKNVTEIEVCLLAIPKRDGEVQEMKNRLSQIFEKE, encoded by the coding sequence ATGGAGAATAAACTTCGAGAACTTATTGGTCAGCCGAATGTTTGGCTTTTTGTCAAAAGCAGTAACGGCTGGTTGAAAAATGTGGAAATTTTAGATGTAAGTCAAGAAACTGTAACATTTCGCTACGAGAATGAATCTGACAAAGAAAGAAAGCTTTGGGAAAAGACTACTCGGATTAAGAATGTAACGGAAATTGAAGTTTGTCTGTTAGCAATACCTAAGCGTGATGGGGAAGTGCAAGAAATGAAAAATAGACTTTCCCAGATTTTTGAGAAAGAATAA
- a CDS encoding glycerol acyltransferase, with translation MPHPIERAQPRLEFIPQRFNLLVYYAVKALLPVLRRFRLRPWLPAGIAQIETVNVETLVNLYQQFQNGKIRFLMAFRHVEVDDPLSMMYLLSKAVPKVARQKNISLQYPAHSYFVYDRGMTLWAGEWLGWMLSSLGGLSIYRGKRLDRVGLRTARDLFANGKLPISVAPEGGTNGHSEIVSPLEPGVPQLGFWCAEDLAKANRSESVLIVPIAIQYFYINPSWKKLNSLLSKLEADSGLSVQPIGESIEREKLFSERILRLGEHVLSQMEQFSDRFYHQPLSTNSNQDIDTRLQALLNKGLQAAEQYFNLESEGTVIERCRRIESAGWEDIYRGDLPDLNNLPPLHRGLADWIAEEASLRMLHMRLAESFVAVTENYIKEKPTFERFAETSLILFDLISRVKGDKNPARPRLGWRKTRVTIGEPISVTERFSSYQKNRVGARLAVDDLKGDLQTALEKMIS, from the coding sequence TTGCCGCATCCGATTGAACGCGCTCAACCACGTCTAGAATTTATCCCGCAGCGCTTTAATTTGCTTGTATACTATGCAGTCAAAGCGCTATTGCCAGTGTTGCGGCGCTTTCGGCTTCGACCGTGGCTGCCTGCGGGTATCGCGCAAATTGAAACTGTAAATGTAGAGACGTTAGTTAATTTATACCAACAATTTCAAAACGGGAAAATTCGCTTTTTAATGGCGTTTCGCCACGTTGAAGTTGACGATCCGCTCTCGATGATGTATTTACTTTCCAAAGCTGTACCGAAAGTAGCGCGTCAAAAGAATATTTCATTACAATACCCGGCTCATTCTTACTTTGTTTATGACCGGGGAATGACTTTATGGGCTGGAGAGTGGCTGGGTTGGATGTTATCTAGCTTGGGAGGGTTATCGATTTATCGAGGTAAACGGTTGGATAGAGTTGGTTTGCGAACAGCGCGGGATTTGTTTGCCAATGGTAAATTGCCTATTAGTGTGGCGCCAGAAGGAGGCACTAATGGACATAGTGAAATTGTCAGTCCTTTAGAACCTGGAGTTCCTCAGTTAGGCTTTTGGTGTGCAGAAGATTTGGCAAAAGCTAATCGGTCTGAGTCAGTTTTGATTGTACCGATCGCTATTCAATATTTTTACATCAATCCAAGTTGGAAAAAACTGAATTCACTTTTGAGTAAGTTAGAAGCTGATAGCGGTTTATCGGTACAGCCAATTGGTGAATCAATTGAGAGAGAAAAGCTATTTTCAGAGCGAATTTTGCGACTTGGTGAACATGTGCTTTCGCAGATGGAACAATTTAGCGATCGCTTTTATCATCAACCATTATCTACTAACTCTAACCAAGACATTGATACTCGACTTCAAGCGTTATTAAATAAAGGCTTGCAAGCAGCCGAGCAATATTTTAATTTGGAAAGTGAGGGAACAGTAATTGAACGCTGTCGCCGCATCGAGTCCGCAGGCTGGGAAGATATTTACCGAGGAGATTTACCAGATTTAAATAATTTACCGCCTTTACATCGCGGCTTGGCAGATTGGATTGCCGAAGAAGCATCTCTGCGAATGCTACATATGCGTTTAGCGGAGAGTTTTGTGGCGGTTACAGAAAATTATATCAAAGAAAAGCCTACTTTTGAAAGATTTGCGGAAACATCGTTAATTCTGTTTGATTTAATTTCCCGTGTTAAAGGAGATAAAAACCCAGCAAGACCTCGCTTAGGTTGGCGAAAAACACGGGTAACAATAGGTGAGCCAATTTCCGTTACAGAACGTTTTTCAAGTTATCAGAAAAATCGCGTTGGTGCAAGACTTGCAGTTGATGATTTGAAGGGAGATTTGCAAACAGCGTTAGAGAAGATGATTTCGTAA
- a CDS encoding alkaline phosphatase D family protein produces the protein MKSNPLKLNRRQFLLNSAMTSGGIIATNFLAKSGFAQAPGIITSDKERPSIPYGVASGDIDGNRAVIWSRSDRPAQMIVEYSLDESFRRVQRVKGANASEISDYTARVYLRNLPSQQQIFYRVIFQDLADKRKYSVPVAGTFRTAPTYRRDIFFAWSGDTAGQGWGINPDFGGMKIYESIRKLNPDFFIHSGDNIYADGPIQSEVTLDDGTIWKNITTPEKSKVAETLTEFRGNYIYNLLDENVRRFNAQVPILAQWDDHETRNNWYPGQTIMNDDRYTVKDVSLLSQRANQAFLEYVPIRIDNNDPSRIYRSFKHGQLLEIFMLDERSYRGPNTTNHQTEQSEETAFLGNTQVRWLKKQLRKSTATWKVIASDMPIGLVVPDGNTNFENFANGDGPALGRELELADLLQFINRNNIKNVVWLTADVHYAAAHYYNPNKAQFQDFKPFWEFVAGPLNSGTFGPNKLDNTFGPEVKFLSIPTDLKANRPPSEGFQFFGTVKIDSNTEVMTVALLNLEGKTLYSVDLPPEK, from the coding sequence ATGAAATCCAATCCACTCAAGCTAAACCGTCGTCAGTTTTTGCTAAATTCAGCTATGACCAGCGGTGGAATAATTGCCACAAATTTTTTAGCAAAATCAGGTTTCGCTCAAGCACCTGGTATCATCACATCAGACAAAGAGCGTCCTAGCATACCTTATGGAGTAGCTAGTGGGGACATTGACGGTAATAGAGCTGTCATTTGGAGTCGCAGCGATCGCCCTGCTCAGATGATAGTAGAATATTCTCTTGATGAATCTTTCCGCAGGGTGCAGCGTGTCAAAGGTGCAAACGCTTCAGAAATCAGCGACTACACCGCACGAGTTTATTTGAGAAATCTGCCATCACAGCAGCAGATATTCTACCGAGTTATTTTTCAAGATTTAGCTGATAAAAGAAAGTATAGCGTCCCCGTTGCTGGTACTTTCCGAACTGCCCCTACATATCGTCGAGATATATTCTTTGCTTGGTCGGGGGACACTGCCGGTCAAGGATGGGGTATTAATCCTGATTTTGGGGGAATGAAAATTTACGAAAGTATCCGCAAACTCAACCCAGACTTTTTCATCCATTCCGGCGACAATATTTATGCGGATGGTCCGATTCAATCAGAAGTAACACTTGATGACGGCACTATCTGGAAAAATATTACCACACCTGAAAAATCGAAAGTTGCCGAAACCTTAACAGAATTTCGCGGTAACTACATTTACAATCTATTAGATGAAAATGTCCGTCGCTTCAATGCCCAAGTTCCTATATTAGCGCAATGGGATGACCACGAAACCCGTAACAACTGGTATCCCGGACAAACGATAATGAATGATGACCGTTACACAGTCAAGGACGTTTCCTTGCTATCACAACGGGCAAATCAAGCATTTTTAGAATACGTACCCATTCGCATTGATAACAACGATCCAAGCAGAATTTACCGCTCTTTCAAGCATGGTCAATTACTAGAAATTTTCATGCTGGATGAGCGCAGCTACCGGGGACCAAACACAACTAATCATCAAACAGAACAAAGTGAAGAAACGGCATTTTTAGGTAATACACAGGTGCGTTGGTTGAAAAAGCAATTGCGGAAATCAACAGCAACGTGGAAAGTAATTGCCAGTGATATGCCTATTGGATTGGTAGTTCCAGATGGTAATACTAACTTTGAAAACTTCGCTAACGGAGACGGTCCCGCATTGGGACGAGAACTAGAACTTGCCGATTTACTACAGTTCATCAACCGAAACAATATTAAGAATGTTGTCTGGTTAACTGCTGATGTACATTACGCAGCAGCTCATTATTACAACCCTAATAAAGCACAATTTCAAGACTTTAAACCTTTCTGGGAGTTCGTTGCAGGTCCTCTCAACTCTGGCACATTTGGACCTAATAAACTCGACAATACCTTTGGTCCAGAAGTGAAGTTTCTCAGCATACCTACAGATTTGAAAGCGAATCGACCTCCAAGTGAGGGTTTCCAATTTTTCGGCACGGTCAAAATTGACAGCAATACAGAAGTGATGACAGTTGCATTACTTAACTTAGAAGGTAAAACTCTCTACAGTGTAGATTTGCCACCAGAAAAATAA
- a CDS encoding SDR family NAD(P)-dependent oxidoreductase, whose translation MSFLNQITDGNVLIVGASQGIGLGFVQKLLQDKRIAKIYATYRQRESASELITIESENSEKLTCLQIDITDESQISEAVQKIRAEVNKLHFVINCVGLLHDESLQPEKSLRQINSDNLLHYFQVNSIASVLLAKHLLPLFRHQERSIFASISAKVGSIGDNQLGGWYGYRASKAALNMFMRTVAIEYGRNSPKTIVVTLHPGTTDTRLSRPFQGNVPAEKLFSVERTVSQLLAVIEQLQQDDSGQFFSWDGSRLPW comes from the coding sequence ATGTCTTTTCTCAATCAAATTACCGATGGCAACGTATTAATTGTAGGAGCTAGCCAAGGCATTGGTTTAGGTTTTGTACAAAAATTATTACAAGATAAGAGAATAGCCAAAATATACGCAACTTATCGCCAAAGAGAATCTGCCTCAGAATTAATCACTATTGAAAGCGAAAACTCTGAAAAACTAACTTGTTTACAGATAGATATTACCGATGAATCGCAAATTAGTGAAGCCGTTCAAAAGATACGCGCAGAAGTCAATAAACTCCACTTTGTTATCAATTGTGTCGGGTTACTGCATGATGAAAGTTTGCAACCAGAAAAAAGCTTAAGACAAATAAATTCAGATAATTTACTCCACTACTTTCAAGTTAATAGTATTGCATCTGTGCTACTTGCTAAACATTTATTACCGCTATTTCGTCATCAAGAACGCAGCATTTTTGCGAGTATTTCTGCTAAAGTTGGTAGTATTGGTGATAATCAACTTGGTGGATGGTATGGCTACCGAGCATCCAAGGCTGCACTCAATATGTTTATGCGAACAGTGGCGATTGAGTATGGTAGAAACAGCCCGAAAACTATAGTAGTGACATTGCACCCAGGTACAACTGATACCCGTCTTTCTCGTCCATTTCAAGGTAATGTACCAGCAGAAAAATTATTCTCAGTCGAGCGAACTGTTAGCCAATTACTAGCAGTTATCGAACAGCTTCAACAAGATGATAGCGGGCAGTTTTTTTCCTGGGATGGTAGCCGATTACCTTGGTAA
- the mnmE gene encoding tRNA uridine-5-carboxymethylaminomethyl(34) synthesis GTPase MnmE yields MSEFPTIGTIAAIATAVVPQQGSVGIVRLSGNKALQIAQTLFHAPGNQVWESHRILYGYIRHPLSAALVDEALLLIMIAPRSYTREDVIEFHCHGGIIAVQQVLQLCLESGARLAQPGEFTLRAFLNGRLDLTQAESVADLVGAKSPQAAQAALAGLQGKLAHPIRQLRANCLDILAEIEARIDFEEDLPPLDDKAIISEIERITAEIIKLLATSEKGELLRTGLKVAIVGRPNVGKSSLLNAWSQSDRAIVTDLPGTTRDVVESQLVVGGIPVQVLDTAGIRDTIDQVEKIGVERSRRAASAADLVLLTIDASAGWTQSDAEIYLQVQHRPLILVLNKIDLVETHYIAFIEYPKNISQVVQTAAANNQGIDALEKAILEIVKTGKVQAADMDLAINQRQAAALTQAKISLEQVQATIAQQLPFDFWTIDLRSAIYALGEITGEEVTESVLDRIFHKFCIGK; encoded by the coding sequence ATGTCGGAATTTCCTACAATTGGCACGATCGCGGCGATCGCTACTGCTGTTGTTCCGCAACAGGGTAGTGTCGGAATTGTGCGCTTATCTGGTAATAAAGCTTTGCAAATCGCCCAAACTCTTTTTCATGCACCTGGTAATCAAGTTTGGGAATCTCACCGCATTCTCTACGGTTACATTCGCCATCCGCTTTCCGCAGCGCTGGTGGATGAAGCGCTTTTGCTGATAATGATCGCACCTAGGTCTTACACTCGTGAAGATGTAATAGAATTTCATTGCCACGGGGGAATTATCGCCGTGCAGCAAGTGTTGCAACTGTGTTTGGAAAGTGGCGCAAGACTCGCTCAACCGGGAGAATTTACCCTCCGCGCTTTTTTGAATGGGCGATTAGATTTAACTCAAGCTGAGAGTGTTGCTGATTTGGTGGGTGCAAAATCGCCGCAAGCAGCACAAGCAGCATTAGCTGGTTTGCAGGGGAAATTAGCTCATCCCATCCGTCAGTTACGCGCTAACTGCTTGGATATCTTAGCGGAAATCGAAGCTCGCATCGACTTTGAGGAAGACTTACCTCCGCTGGATGATAAAGCGATCATATCAGAAATTGAGAGAATTACCGCAGAAATAATTAAACTATTAGCGACATCAGAAAAAGGCGAACTGCTACGCACAGGTTTAAAAGTGGCGATTGTCGGGCGTCCGAACGTGGGAAAATCGAGCTTGTTGAATGCATGGAGCCAAAGCGATCGCGCTATTGTTACCGACTTACCCGGAACCACCCGTGATGTAGTTGAATCGCAGCTAGTCGTCGGTGGAATACCCGTACAAGTGCTGGATACAGCGGGTATTCGCGATACCATTGACCAAGTAGAGAAGATTGGCGTCGAGCGATCGCGTCGTGCTGCAAGTGCAGCTGATTTAGTACTGCTTACCATTGACGCATCCGCCGGTTGGACTCAAAGCGATGCGGAAATTTACTTGCAAGTGCAACACCGTCCGTTAATTTTGGTTCTCAATAAAATCGACCTCGTAGAGACGCATTATATTGCATTTATTGAATATCCGAAAAATATTAGCCAAGTTGTTCAAACCGCAGCGGCTAATAATCAAGGAATTGATGCTTTAGAAAAAGCTATTTTAGAAATAGTTAAAACTGGAAAAGTCCAAGCTGCTGATATGGATTTAGCAATTAATCAAAGACAAGCAGCCGCGTTAACACAAGCTAAAATATCATTAGAACAAGTGCAAGCGACAATTGCCCAACAATTACCCTTTGATTTTTGGACAATTGACTTGAGAAGTGCAATTTATGCATTAGGAGAAATCACAGGTGAGGAAGTTACAGAATCAGTTCTCGACCGGATTTTTCATAAATTTTGCATTGGTAAGTAG
- a CDS encoding Uma2 family endonuclease, with the protein MSVAKDLETPKDVIFPPGDLYSHEPPLESDLHRQQMMLLIQCIDWLWRNRNDFYASGNLTVYYSSRQPKSEDFKGPDFFVVLRSYRAARKSWVVWQEDGKYPNVIVELLSDLTAAADKNLKKQIYQDIFRTPDYFWFDPNNLEFAGFILVGGEYQPLQPNPLGWLWSKQLGLYLGVHEEKLRFFTSEGQLVTTPEEQTQSERQQKELAQQKVERLAAKLRELNIDPDSI; encoded by the coding sequence ATGTCTGTCGCCAAAGATTTAGAAACGCCAAAAGATGTTATATTTCCTCCAGGGGATTTATATAGTCACGAACCGCCTTTGGAATCTGACTTACATCGCCAGCAAATGATGCTGCTAATCCAGTGTATTGACTGGTTGTGGCGAAACCGCAACGATTTCTATGCATCGGGTAATCTCACCGTTTACTATAGTTCACGCCAGCCCAAATCAGAAGACTTCAAGGGACCAGATTTTTTTGTAGTACTGAGAAGCTACCGCGCTGCACGCAAAAGTTGGGTTGTCTGGCAAGAAGATGGCAAATATCCCAATGTGATTGTAGAGCTTCTCTCCGATTTAACAGCGGCGGCTGATAAAAATTTAAAAAAACAAATTTATCAAGATATTTTTCGCACACCAGATTACTTTTGGTTCGATCCAAATAATTTAGAATTTGCGGGATTTATTTTGGTAGGTGGTGAATATCAACCATTGCAACCCAACCCCCTAGGCTGGTTGTGGAGTAAACAGCTAGGGTTATATTTGGGAGTGCATGAAGAAAAGTTACGCTTTTTCACTTCTGAAGGACAACTGGTTACAACACCAGAAGAACAAACGCAGTCAGAACGTCAGCAGAAAGAATTGGCTCAACAAAAAGTTGAACGCTTGGCGGCAAAGCTGCGAGAATTAAATATTGATCCAGACTCTATTTAG